From the Parcubacteria group bacterium genome, the window GAGACCGGTGAGATTGTCTGTGACCGTGCTATCCCCATTATCAGTAAATCTATAGCTATCCCAGCCGACACCTTTTTGGAGGTTGCCATCATCACCCGTGGCATAGGATGTCTTTTGCCATGTTTTTGACAGTTTAGCCGGTCCGGTACTTTCCCCGCACACAGGCCACAGATTAAAAGGGCTTGTTTTCCCGGTAACTGCGGTACTTCCGCGATCAAATTCCACCACACTTGCTGCCGTTGTCTGATTTGCGATAGACGTTGATGTGAAATAGTAATAGTAGGGATAGGTTGTCTGCAGATTCGTGAATGGATGATTTTGTGCAAGAGCTGGAGCTGTGCGTCCATGATCAACAAGACTGAGAAGTTCATTCATGTTTGGCATGCGCCAATCAGTGCGTCCCGCATAGCTTGTGGCATTCATATTTGCAATGTAACTGAGCATTTGCTGCCACGTTCTGCGATTGCCGGTCAGATTTGCATTTTTGGTCCATATGAGACCGGTGAGATTGTCTGTTACGGTGAGATTGTCGTTGTTGAGAGTGAATCGTGGTTCGGGTAGCGGTATACCTCCGGGACCATCATCACTTTGTCCTGTTTTTGGAAGAGAAATGATCTCTGCTGTTGCATTGCTTGTAAAACATAGTAGAAAAATGATCAGTGTAAGACATTTCCATCGCATGCGTTACCTCTTTGGTTTGTGGTTTTTTGGTTACAATATTGTGAATGATGTTAAGCCTTCGGTTTCTTTGTGTGTTCCCTCCTTTATGTGATTTTTGGTTGTGAAAGAACGGCATCAACTGTTTCCTGTCACATTGATGTTATAAAATGTAATTTTTTATTTTGCTTTTCTTTTCAATTACTTACCGCGTAATACATAGAGCGGGAAAATGATCACTGCACGAATAATCCTCTTGATGCGCCGGGGTTGTTGTGCAAAACGAAAGAGCCATTCACAGCCGCATCGGCGCATCCAGTGCGGTGCACGTTTGACCTTGCCGGTTGCAAAGTCAAATGCCCCGCCGACACCGATCCCTACTCTACATGCGTTGCGATCTTTGAGCATATGGATGAACATCTCTTGATACGGTGCACCAAAGTTACACAAGACGATATCGGCAGATGTCTCCGGATCGATATGCGGTGCATGCGGATCCATATTTGCGCCGATAACCCTAATATGCGGATACCGCAATCGGATCACATTGTGCATATCCTGCCACTGTGTCAAGCCAAATGCATTGGTCGCGAGAAAAACCGACAGTCTCCCGCGATCTGCATGATCAAGTAACTGCCACATCAATTCCACACCCGTCATACGGCATTGCACACGCTTTCCGCGCCAGAAAAAAGCACACGACACACCGAAGCCATCGACCACTTGCAGATCTGCTGAATTGAGTACGGCACGAAAATCCTTATCGT encodes:
- a CDS encoding WecB/TagA/CpsF family glycosyltransferase, whose amino-acid sequence is MTNNQSVRICGVDVTNVSCVEIEKAISRFLQENIARQVVTINPEFLYTARHDKDFRAVLNSADLQVVDGFGVSCAFFWRGKRVQCRMTGVELMWQLLDHADRGRLSVFLATNAFGLTQWQDMHNVIRLRYPHIRVIGANMDPHAPHIDPETSADIVLCNFGAPYQEMFIHMLKDRNACRVGIGVGGAFDFATGKVKRAPHWMRRCGCEWLFRFAQQPRRIKRIIRAVIIFPLYVLRGK